In Hemibagrus wyckioides isolate EC202008001 linkage group LG21, SWU_Hwy_1.0, whole genome shotgun sequence, the following proteins share a genomic window:
- the sulf2a gene encoding extracellular sulfatase Sulf-2a isoform X5, protein MARGPPQYCNCEPEVPFKWRKMLIKKKIKTKNTLSQNRWARSLPPHLDSTMYTLDLVEGYRPIALNNISPRLGREKAVYGGYKELSGMEPITNNLTSHTALKVTYRCSILINDTVMCDGRMYKSLQAWKDHKLHIEHEIETLHSKIKNLKEVKRHLKNVRPKECECNQNMLASKGKKKWLLMKLKSKKNFQKLLKNLRTNSTCSLPGLTCFTHTNHHWQTAPFWTKGPFCACTSANNNTYSCLRTINETHNFLFCEFATGFLEYFDLNRDPYQLINAVSTLDHNSLNHMHLQLMKLHSCKGHKQCNPERGAKERNFPINYRSNYNQKRPVKKPKSLEQIWEGWLG, encoded by the exons ATGGCTAGAGGCCCACCACAGTACTGTAACTGTGAGCCTGAGGTACCTTTCAAATGGAGGAAGATGCTCATTAAGAAAA aAATTAAGACAAAGAATACTTTGTCTCAGAATCGTTGGGCCCGTTCGCTCCCACCTCACCTGGACAGTACTATGTACACTCTGGATCTGGTGGAGGGTTATCGGCCAATTGCACTAAATAACATAAGTCCCAGATTGGGCAGGGAAAAGGCAGTTTATGGAGGTTATAAAGAGCTCAGTGGAATGGAACCAATAACCAACAACCTTAcatcacacacagccctaaaagTCACCTACAG GTGTTCAATATTGATAAATGAcacagtgatgtgtgatggCAGAATGTACAAATCACTTCAGGCATGGAAAGACCATAAACTACACATTGAGCATGAG ATTGAGACACTACACTCCAAAATAAAGAACCTTAAAGAGGTCAAAAGACATCTGAAAAATGTTCGCCCAAAGGAGTGTGAATGCAACCAAAATAT GCTGGCATctaaaggtaaaaaaaagtgGCTGCTGATGAAACTGAAGAGCAAGAAGAACTTTCAGAAGCTGCTGAAGAACCTTCGTACTAATAGCACTTGTAGTTTGCCTGGCCTTACTTGTTTTACTCACACTAACCACCACTGGCAGACTGCCCCCTTCTGGACAA AGGGACCATTCTGTGCCTGTACCAGTGCCAACAACAACACATACTCGTGTCTGAGGACCATCAATGAGACTCACAACTTTCTGTTTTGTGAGTTTGCTACAGGATTCCTCGAATATTTTGACCTTAACAGGGATCCCTATCAG CTAATTAATGCAGTTAGTACACTGGATCACAATTCTCTCAACCACATGCACCTACAGCTCATGAAACTGCATAGCTGCAAAGGTCACAAGCAGTGCAACCCTGAGAGAG gGGCCAAAGAACGAAACTTCCCTATTAATTACAG GTCCAATTATAATCAAAAGAGGCCAGTGAAGAAACCAAAATCACT GGAACAGATATGGGAAGGATGGTTGGGGTAA